The window GGGAATGCTGTCGAGCCCGGCCGCGGCCAGCTCGCGCACCACGTCGGCCACGGAGAGCGCGAACCGCTCGCTGAAGAAGACGATCTCCGAGGGCGAGAAGCCGTGGATGTGGATCGGGTGGCTGCGCTTGATGTAACGCATCAGGTCGAGGTACCACTCGAAGGGAATGTACGGGTTGTGCCCCCCTTGCAGCAGAATCTGTACGCCGCCGATCGCCTTGCACTCGTCGATCTTGCGTCCGATCTCATCGAAGCTCAGCACGTAGCCTTCGGCATGCTTGGGGCGCCGGTAAAATGCGCAGAAGCCGCAATCGGCGACGCAGACGTTGGTGTAGTTGATGTTCCGATCGATGATGTAAGTGACGACCGACTCGGGATGGAGCCGCCGGCGCGCCTCGTCGGCCAGCCGGCCGAGCTCCAATAGATCGGCGTCCTCGTAGAGCGCGAGGTACTCCTTGAACTCACTCGAAGTGCGATCTACAACATCCATGGAGAGTGGCACTTATGCGGCTGAAATAAAGGACAGTGAGCCGTCGGGCACGAGGCCGTCCCTGGTCAAGCGGCGGAAGAAGTCGGTGAGGCCGGCCAGATGCGCGTAGCTCAACGCGTAATCGAGGTCGCCGAGATAGGCGCGGCAGACGGGCTCCGGCACTGCGGTTTGCCGTGCGGCCGCGGCGGCCAGCTCGTCGAGATGCCCGAGCCCCCACGCGCGCGACTCGAGCAACTGCTCGTGTACCCGGCGCACCTCGGCGGCCGGCGCGTTCCGCCGCGCGGCCCAGACCGCGAACACGAACGGAAGTCCGGTCCACTCCTGCCACGCGGCGCCCAGGTCCACGGTGATCGGATAGCGCCGTTCGGCCGTGAGCATCAGCGCCGCATCGCCGATTACGAGCACCGCCTCGTGCGGAAAGCCCGCGAGTGCCTCGAGGTCTCCCGCCTCCGCGCGCACGGTGGCGAACCGTGGTGTGATGTGCCACCGGTGACGCGATAACAATTCGAGCAGCAGCACCGACGTGCGCGACGAGGCCGTGAGCAGCACCGTGCAGTCCGACAGCTCCGCGACGGGCCGCCGGCTGAAGAGCGCCACGCTGTGCACCGGCCCGTCGCAGGTGATGGCGAGATCGGGCAGGAGATGATAGGCCGCCGCGTTCCGCGCGTACTCGACGGCCGACACCACGCTCACGTCTAGCTCGCCGGCCGCGAGCAGATCGTTGAGCTCCGACGCAGTGCCGGTCACGAGCTCGGCCGGCACCGGCACCAGCGCGCGATCGATGGCGCCATACACCGGGTAGCAGTTGATCCAGGGAATCCGCCCGAGCCTCATGCGGCGTGCACCACGGGCAATGCCGCGCCGCGCCGGTGCGCCCGCCCGTCGGGGTGCTCCGGCGGTGGCGGATCGTCGAAGGCGTCCCGCACGACGCGGTAGAGGCTATCGCGCTCGACGGGCCGGCGCCCCGCCCCTCGGATGAGCCGCACCAACTCGAGGTAGGGCAGGCCCATGGCGGTGCGCGCGCCGGCTTCATGATAGATCCGCTCGTACACCACCGTGCCCTCGACATCGTCGCACCCGAAGTTGAGCGCAATCTGCGACAGGAACGGCGTCACCATGGGCCAGTGGGTCTTGACATGCAACACGTTGTCGAGAAAAAGCCGCGCGACCGCGATGTTCTTGAGATCCTCGTGGCCCGTGGTGGCCGTGCCGACGCGGCCCAGGTCCTCGCCCAGGTCGTTGTGGTCGGGGTGATACGCGAGCGGAATGTAGGTGAGAAACCCGCCGGTCTCGTCCTGCAATGCGCGCAGCATGCTCAGGTGCTCGATCCGGTCCGCCGCCGTCTCCACGTGACCGTAGAGCATGGTGCAGTTGGTCGGGAGGCCTAGCGCGTGCGCGGTGCGATGCACCATGATCCACTCCTCGCCGGTGAGTTTCCGCTCGGCGATCGTGGCGCGGACCGCGGTGCTGAACACTTCGGCGCCACCGCCCGGGAGGCTCGTGAGGCCGGCCTCCTTGAGCGCCACCAGCACCTCGCGCACGCTCGACCGCTCGATCCGCGCGAGGTGCGCGATTTCGACGGCGGTGAGCGCCTTCACGTGCACCTCGGGGTGGCGCTCCTTGAGGCCGCGGATCATGTCCGTGTAATACGAAAGGCGGAGCTTGGGGTGCAGCCCGCCCACGATGTGGAACTCCCGCGTCGGCGCGCCGCGCGCCTGCTCCGCCTCGGCGAACACGTCGTCGAGCGAGCGGGTGTAGGCTCCCGCTTCCTTCGGCAGCCGCGCGAACGAGCAGAAGACGCAGGTGTTGCGCAGGACGCAGACGTTGGTCGGATTGATGTGCTGGTTGGCGCTGAAGAAGACGCGGTCGCCGTTGACGCGTCGGTTGGCCGCGTCGGCCAGCGCGCCGAGACCCAGCAGGTCCGCCGTGGCGTAGAGCGTGAGCCCGTCGGCAGCCTCGAGCCGCTGGCCACCGAGCACCTTCTCGCCGATCGGGCGGAGCGCGGGATCGGCGAGGCGGCCGAGGTCGGGTGCGCGGGACATCGTATCTACGCCGTGTAGTGCAGCTCGCGGAATTCCCGCCGGTAGCGGCCCTCACCGCTCGGCTCGAAAACGTGGCAGTAGGTCATCTCCCCACCGTACACGTGGATCGTCACCGCGGGCGCCCGGTCCGGATTCTCGATGCGGTGATACTCGAACGGCGGAATGAGCGCCCCCGCCTCGCCCCTGCCCGCGAGCACGACGGTTTCCTGCCGGAACTCGACCAGATCCAGCTCGGGATCGCCGCCGCTCACCGAGTATGACGTGACCTTGATGCGCCCGCGATAGACGCACTCCACGCACCACGTGCCGGCGTGGTCGTGAAGCGGCGTGCCCTGGCTCCGGTCCCAGACCATGGCGATCACCGTGTAGCGGCCCGCCGGATCGCGATGGAGCAGCCGGCGCGCATAGCGATCGGGCGCGGGCACGAGAAAGCGCGCGTCGAGCAGCGCCTCGCCCGCGTGCATCACGTCGATCAACACCTGCTTCACCCGGCGGCAGCGGCCCGCGTCGTCGCGCACGGCCACGGCATCATCGAGGCGATGGATCAACTGCTCGACGGCGGCGGATGGTACGGTGGATGTCATGCGACCCTCCTTGCGTTCGAGCGCGATGCTACCCGCGCCAGCCGCGCACGGCCAGCGTCACGTTGTGCCCGCCGAAGCCGAACGAGTTCGAGAGCGCCACGTTGACCGGCCGTTCCACTTTCTGGTTCGGGGCGGAGTCGAGATCGCACTCGGGGTCAGGGTGGAATTGGTTGATGGTCGGAGGAATGACCCCGCAGCGCGCCACGAGGAGCGATACGGCAAACTCGAGCGCGCCCGCGCCGCCGAGCAGGTGCCCGGTCATCGATTTGGTGGAGGCGAATACGAGCTGGCGGGCACGCGGCCCGAAGAGCGACTTCACCGCCTGGGTTTCCGCCACGTCGCCTTGCGGGGTCGAAGTGCCGTGGGCGTTGATGTAGTCGACGTCCGCGGGGTCAATGGCGCCGTCGGCGAGGCAATCGGCCATGGACTGGCGGGCGCCGGCACCGCCCTCGGGCGGTTGGGCCATATGGAACGCGTCGTCGCTCATTCCGTAGCCCAGCACCTCCCCCAGAATCGTGGCGCCCCGCGCCTCGGCGTGCTCCAGGCTCTCGAGTATGATTGACGCGGCGCCGTCGCCCAATACGAAGCCGTCGCGGTCGCGGTCGAAGGGGCGGCTCGCCGTCTCGGGCGAATCGTTGCGGGTGGAGAGCGCCTTCATGTTCTGGAACCCCGCCACCGTGAGCCCGGTGATGGCGGCCTCGGCGCCACCCGCGATCATCACGTCCACCTTGCCGTGCTGCACCAGCCGGTACGCCTCGCCGATGGCGTGCGCCGACGACGCGCAGGCCGACACGGTGCAGAAGTTCGGGCCCTTGAGCCCGTAGCGGATGGCGACGAGCCCGGCAGCGATGTTGGGGATGTACATCGGAACGAAGAATGGCGAGACGCGGTCGGGGCCCTTGAGAAGATAGGCGCTGCAGTTGTCCTCGTAAGTCTGCATCCCGCCGATCCCGCTGCCGATGATGACGCCGGTGCGCGTCGCCGGAAATCTCCCCTCGAGCCCGGCCCGGCTCACGGCCTGGTGCGTGGCCGCGAGCGCGAACTGCGCGAAGAGGTCGTAGCGCCGCGCCTCCTTCCTGTCCATGTAGCGGGAGGCGTCGAAGCCCTTCACCTCGCAGGCGAAGCGGACCTGCAGCCTGGCGGGATCGAACTTGGTGATCGGCGCCGCACCGGACTTGCCCGCCACGAGCGCGGACCAGGTGGAGTCGACGTCGTTGCCGACGGGAGTGACGAGCCCTAAGCCGGTGACGACGACCCGCCGAGTGGCGACCGCAGTGCCCACGGGTGCACCCAAGCTACTTCCCGATCTTCTGGTGAAGATACGTCATCGCATCGCCCACGGTGCGGAGTTTTTCCGCCTCTTCGTCGGGGATGTCGATGTCGAATTCCTTCTCGAAGGCCATCACGAGCTCGACCGTGTCCAGGCTGTCGGCGCCGAGGTCCTCCATGAAGCTCGCCTCGGGGGTCAGTTTCTCGCGCTCCACCCCCAGCTCCTCGACGATGATGTCCTTGACCTTTTCGTCCACGTCGCTCATGTCGTCCTCGTCCCAGATTAAAGGTCCGCCCTCCACGACCCGATCACATCGCCATCCCGCCGTCCACGATCAGCACCTGCCCGGTGATGTAACGCGCCAGGTCCGAGACCAGAAAGAGCACGGCCCCGGCGATATCTTCGGGGCGGCCCAGCCGACCGAGCGGAATGTCCTGTAATAACGACTCCTTCGCTTCGACCGGCAAGGCATCGGTCATGTCGGTTTCGATGAACCCGGGGGCCACGCAATTCACCAGGATATTGCGGCTGGCGTACTCCCGTGCCACCGACCGGGTGAAGCCCACGAGCCCCGCCTTGCTCGCCGCGTAATTGGCCTGCCCCTTGTTGCCCATGAGGCCGACGATGCTCGAGACGTTCACGACGCGTCCGGCGCGGCGCTTGAGCATGCCACGCGTCGCCGCCTTGGTGACGAGGAACGCGCCCTTGAGATTGGTATCGAGCACCGAATCCCACTCGTCCTCGCTCATCCGGAGCAGGAGCTGATCGCGGGTTATGCCGGCATTGTTCACCACGATGTCGAGCGGGCCCAGGGCGCGCTCCGCCGCGGCAACGACCGCATCCACCTGCGCCGCGTCGGTGACCTCGCATGCGAAGCCCGCGGCGCCCTCGCCAAGTACGGCGGCGGCGGCTTCGGCGCGCGCCAGGTCACGCCCGGTGAGGGCCACACGCGCCCCCGCCGCGTGCAGCTCCTCGGCGATCGAGCGGCCGATGCCGCGGGTCCCGCCAGTGATGAGCGCGACCTTGCCGCCGAGATCCACCGCAGTCACGCGCCCGCGGGCTCCCGGCCGCCGCGGCCTCCGGCCGCTGATGCCGCCGTGCCGGCAGGGCCCGCGAGAAAGCGCTCGACCTCGGCCGCGGTGCCGAGGCTCACGGCCCGGGCCTCCGGCACGATGCGCTTGAGCAACCCGGCCAGCACGTTGCCAGGACCAACCTCGACAAAGCTCGCGCCGGGCGCCAGGCGATGCGCAGCCTGCATGCATTCCACCCAGCGCACCGGTGCGGTGAGCTGCTCCTGTAACCGCGCGGAGGCCGCCGCGCCCGTGTGTACCGGCTCGGCGGTCGCGTTGGCGATGACCGGCGCGCACGGATCGCGGAACAAAACCTCGGCGAGCGCCGCGCCGAGCCCGTCGAGCGCGGGTTGCATGAGCGGCGAGTGAAATGCGCCGCTCACCTTGAGCGGCGTGACCCGCTTGGCGCCTCGCGCCCTGCACCGTTCGCCTGCGCGGGTCACCGCCTCGGGATCGCCCGAGATGACGGTTTGCTCCGGCGTGTTGAGGTTGGCTGCGACGGCCACCCGACCGCCGGATGATGCTTCCCGACACGCCGCCTCGACCTCCGCCGTGGCAAGGCCGAGCACAGCGGCCATGGCGCCGGGGCGCTCGACGCCGGCCGCGTACATGAGCTCGCCGCGGCGGCGCACGAGGCGCGCCGCGTCCGGCAGCGTGAGCGTGCCGGCGGCCACGTGCGCGCTGTACTCCCCCAGACTGTGACCGGCCGCGGCGCGCACGTCGCCCAGCCGATCGCCCAGGACGGCGAGCACGGCGCACGAGTGCGCGAGGATGGCGGGCTGCGCGTTATCGGTGCGGGTGAGCTCCTCTTCCGGGCCCTCCCACATGAGGCGCGAGAGCCGCGCGCCAAGCGCCTCGTCCACTGCGGCGAATGCGTCGCGCGCGGCGGGAAAGCGCTCGGCCAGATCTTTCCCCATGCCGACGCGTTGCGCGCCCTGGCCGGGGCACATGAGGACCGTCACCACCGGACGACGGCGCTCCCCCAGGTGAACCCGGCTCCGAACGCAACGAAGAGGAGCAGCGAGCCGCGCGACACCCGCCCCTCCTTCAATGCCTGATCGAGCGCCAGCGGAATCGATGCCGCCGACGTGTTGCCGTAACGGTCGAGATTCACCATCACCTTGTCCATCGGAACGCCGGCGTGCCTGGCCGTCGCCTCGATGATGCGGATGTTGGCCTGGTGCGGGACGAAAAGGTCGATCTCGTCGGCGGTGACGCAGGCGCGGCGGAGCGCTTCGTCGGTCGCCTCCGCCATCGCGTGGACCGCCGCCTTGAACACCTCGCGCCCGGCCATCTTCATGAACTGCGAGCGGTCGCGGATGACCTGCTCGCTGATCGGCTCGCAGCCCGCGCCGCCGGGGATGTACAGCAGATTTGCGAGCCGCCCGTCGGTGCGCAGAAACGTCGAGAGGATGCCCCGGTCGCCGCGCGCCGGCTGGAGCACGACCGCGCCTGCGCCGTCGCCGAAGAGCACCGCGGTCGAGCGGTCCTGCCAATCCACCACCGTCGAGAGCCGCTCCGCGCCGAGCGTGAGCACGTTCCGGCCCTGCCCCGTCGCGATGAGTCCTTCGCCCACCGCAAGCGCGTAGATGAAGCCCGGGCACGCGGCGTGAATGTCGAATGCCGCGGCCGACTCCGCGCCGATGAGCGCCTGCAGGTCGCACGCGGTGCCCGGCATCCGGCGGTCGGGTGAGACGGTGGCGAGGATGATGGTGTCGAGGTCCGCGGCGGTAATGCCTGCCTCGTTCGTGGCGCCGGTCGTGGCGGTGCGGCAGAGCGAGGCGAGCGTTTCCTCCGGCGCCGCGATGCGCCGCTCACGGATGCCGGTGCGCTCGACGATCCACTGGTCCGTGGTGTCGAGCGTGCGGGAGAGGTCGTGATTGGTGACGGTGCGGGCGGGCACCGCGACGCCCAGCCCCGCAATTTCCGCGATGGGGCGGGCCATCATGCGCGGGCCGCTGCGGCGTCCTGCCGCGCGAACTGGGCGCCGATGTGCTCGTCGAGGCGGCGCTCGACCGAGTGTACGGTGACCCGGATCGCATTCTTGATCGCGTTGGCATTCGAGGCGCCGTGGCACATGACGGCGATGCCTTTGACGCCGAGCAGGGGCGCGCCACCGTACTCGGTGTAGTCGAGGAACGTGAGCACCCGGCCGAAGTCCTCCCGCGTGAGCACCTCGGGCGCCTCGCGCCGCATGATGCCCACCAGCAGCTTGGCCGCCGACTCGTAGAACTTGAGGACGATGTTGCCGACGAAGCCGTCGCACACGATCACGTCGACGGGCCCGTGGACCGGGTGGCCGGGCAGGATGTCCCGGCCCTCGATGTTGCCGATGTAATTGAGGCCCGGCGTGCGCTTGAGCAACTGGTGCGCTTCGCGGGCCGTCGCGTTGCCCTTCTCCTCTTCCTCGCCCACATTGAGCAGGCCCACGGTGGGATTGGGCCGGTCGAAGATGTCGCGCACGTAGACGGTGCCCAGGCGGGCGAAGTTCACCAGCTCGCGGGCGGAGCAGTCGACGTTGGCGCCGGCGTCGAGCACGATGACGGGGCGGCTCTCGGTGGGAAAGGCGGATGCCGCCGTCGCTCGTTCCACGCCTTCGTGCAGGCCAAGAATGAGCGTGGAGGCGGCGAGCACCGCGCCGGTGTTGCCCGCTGAAAGAAACGCGTCGGATCTGCCGGCGGCCTGCAGTTTGAGCCCCACCACGATGCTCGAGAGCGGCTTCTTGCGCACGGCCGCGAGCGGCTTCTCGCCCATGCCGATCACGTCGGGCGCGTCGTGGAGCTCGATGTGCGAACGATCCGCGCCCGGGTGGCGCGCGAGCTCAGCTTCGATGACGTCGCGCCGCCCCACGAGCTGGGCGGTGAATGCGGGCGAGCCGGCCGAGCCGTACTCGGCGAGCGCCGCGAGGACGCCCGCGACCTCCGCCGCCGGGGCATGATCGCCGCCCATCGCGTCCACCGCGACGCGGATCACGCTCAGGCGTCCTCGACCTCGACCCGCTTCACGCCCCCGTAGTAGCCGCAAGTATCGCAGACCCGGTGCGGCAGCTTGGGCGAGCTGCAGCGCGGACAGGCCTGGGTCCTGACGGTCGCTGCGGTGTGGTGCCCGCGGCGCAGGCGCTTGCGGGATTTGGACGTGCGTCGCTTCGGGACGGCCATGAATGCCTCAGCGGAGTGCGGTGAAGTGGTGCTACGCTGGTTCGGCCGGCGCGCACTGGCACGCACCGGCATTGCGATCGGCCCCGCACCGCGGGCAGAGGCCCGCGCAATCTTCCCGGCAGAGCGGATAGGGCGATACGGCGAGCGCCAGCTCCTCGCGTACGACGGTGGCCAGGTCGATGGCCGTGGCGTCGGGTGGCAGCGGATAGACGCTCGGGTCGTCGGCCGCGTCGGGATCGTCGCTGAAGAGCGCGTTCAGCTCGGTGTCGATGTGCTGCGGCACGTCGACGAGGCAGCGGCGGCAGCTCGCCCGCACGTCGCCCTCCACCCTGCCACGCCAGAAGTATTCGCCGGGACCCGTCGCCTGGATGCGCCCTTCGACCGCCGCCGGCCCCGTGAGCCCGAGATCGAGCCCCTCGAACGCGGGATCGTCCGGCTCGAGGCGCCCCACGGTCTCCACCGGACCGCGTCGGAGATCGCGAAGGTCGACTCGAAGCATAGCCGCTTATTGTAGTAGGGGTAACGACTTGGGACAAGGGAGCGAGAGGCGGTAGAGAAAGCCGGGAGAGGCGGTAAGGGCGGCAGGGACGGTAAGCGAAATTCAGCCGGCAAGGCGCGCGAGGGTGGCCTCGGTGAAGAAGAAGGCAACCTCGCGGGCGGCGTTGTCGGGGCTGTCGGAGGCGTGGATGACGTTTCGGCCCTTGGATTCGGCGTAGACCTTTCGGACGGTGCCCTCGGCGGCCTCGGCGGGGTCGGTAGCGCCGATCACCGTGCGGAGATGGGACACGGCGTCGGCGCGCTCCAGAGCCATTGGCAAGCAGGGGCCGCTCGTCATGAAGGAAACCAGATCGTTGTAGAACGGGCGGCCGCGATGGATGGCGTAGAAGGCGCCGGCCTCGGCGGGGGTGAGGCGGACGAGGCGCGCGGCGCGGAGCACGAAGCCCTCGCGCTCCAGGTGGGCCAGGATGAGGCCCGCCTTGCCGCGCTGGACGGCATCGGGCTTGATGATGGCGAGCGTCAGGGTCGGCGTGTCGGGCATGGGTGCGGTCCGGGTGTTGGGGTGAACGTGGTGCGCGGTACCTTCGATTCGCTCCGCGTCAGCCGAGGAGGCGGCGCACGATGTCGCTGCGGGTGAGGAACCCGCGGAGCGCCCCGTCGCGTACCACCGGCACGCCGCTCACGTCCTTGTTGGCGAGGAGCGTCGCCGCCTCGGCGACCGTCTGATCCTCGGAGACGCAGAGCACCGTGCGCGCCATCGCATCGCGGACGGCGCGGGCGGGCGCGGCGCCCGGCCGCTGGCCCGCAGTCTCGCCGGTCTGCATCCGCTGCACGTAGGCCGGCCCCAGTACGCGGAGCAGGTCACGCGTCGAGAGGAGGCCCAGCACCTCGCGGGCCGAGCTCACCACGGGCACCGCATCCACGCCGTGCGCGAGGAGGAGCCGGGCCGCTTCGTCGAGCGGCGTGTCCGGAGCCACGGCAAGCGATTCGGGAGGGAGAATGTCCCCCACCAGCAATTGCCCCTCGAGCCGCACGTCGCGCAGCGCCGGCAGCGCGAGCACGGCATCCGGGCCGCTCGCCGCGTGGAGCCCAGTCACGATTTCGGGGCGCGAGAGCGCCCGTGCGAAGGCCGCTACCGTCTGCAAGTACTCTGCAGCCTGGGCCGCCGGCGCCACCACGAGCAGCATGATCCGCGCGCCGGCCGCTTCCGACGAGGCGGCGGCGAATCGCGACCGCGGCGAGGCACCGGCGCTCCGCGCCGGCAT is drawn from Gemmatimonadales bacterium and contains these coding sequences:
- a CDS encoding menaquinone biosynthesis protein, yielding MRLGRIPWINCYPVYGAIDRALVPVPAELVTGTASELNDLLAAGELDVSVVSAVEYARNAAAYHLLPDLAITCDGPVHSVALFSRRPVAELSDCTVLLTASSRTSVLLLELLSRHRWHITPRFATVRAEAGDLEALAGFPHEAVLVIGDAALMLTAERRYPITVDLGAAWQEWTGLPFVFAVWAARRNAPAAEVRRVHEQLLESRAWGLGHLDELAAAAARQTAVPEPVCRAYLGDLDYALSYAHLAGLTDFFRRLTRDGLVPDGSLSFISAA
- the mqnE gene encoding aminofutalosine synthase MqnE; translated protein: MSRAPDLGRLADPALRPIGEKVLGGQRLEAADGLTLYATADLLGLGALADAANRRVNGDRVFFSANQHINPTNVCVLRNTCVFCSFARLPKEAGAYTRSLDDVFAEAEQARGAPTREFHIVGGLHPKLRLSYYTDMIRGLKERHPEVHVKALTAVEIAHLARIERSSVREVLVALKEAGLTSLPGGGAEVFSTAVRATIAERKLTGEEWIMVHRTAHALGLPTNCTMLYGHVETAADRIEHLSMLRALQDETGGFLTYIPLAYHPDHNDLGEDLGRVGTATTGHEDLKNIAVARLFLDNVLHVKTHWPMVTPFLSQIALNFGCDDVEGTVVYERIYHEAGARTAMGLPYLELVRLIRGAGRRPVERDSLYRVVRDAFDDPPPPEHPDGRAHRRGAALPVVHAA
- a CDS encoding cysteine dioxygenase family protein; this translates as MTSTVPSAAVEQLIHRLDDAVAVRDDAGRCRRVKQVLIDVMHAGEALLDARFLVPAPDRYARRLLHRDPAGRYTVIAMVWDRSQGTPLHDHAGTWCVECVYRGRIKVTSYSVSGGDPELDLVEFRQETVVLAGRGEAGALIPPFEYHRIENPDRAPAVTIHVYGGEMTYCHVFEPSGEGRYRREFRELHYTA
- the fabF gene encoding beta-ketoacyl-ACP synthase II, giving the protein MGTAVATRRVVVTGLGLVTPVGNDVDSTWSALVAGKSGAAPITKFDPARLQVRFACEVKGFDASRYMDRKEARRYDLFAQFALAATHQAVSRAGLEGRFPATRTGVIIGSGIGGMQTYEDNCSAYLLKGPDRVSPFFVPMYIPNIAAGLVAIRYGLKGPNFCTVSACASSAHAIGEAYRLVQHGKVDVMIAGGAEAAITGLTVAGFQNMKALSTRNDSPETASRPFDRDRDGFVLGDGAASIILESLEHAEARGATILGEVLGYGMSDDAFHMAQPPEGGAGARQSMADCLADGAIDPADVDYINAHGTSTPQGDVAETQAVKSLFGPRARQLVFASTKSMTGHLLGGAGALEFAVSLLVARCGVIPPTINQFHPDPECDLDSAPNQKVERPVNVALSNSFGFGGHNVTLAVRGWRG
- a CDS encoding acyl carrier protein, whose product is MSDVDEKVKDIIVEELGVEREKLTPEASFMEDLGADSLDTVELVMAFEKEFDIDIPDEEAEKLRTVGDAMTYLHQKIGK
- the fabG gene encoding 3-oxoacyl-[acyl-carrier-protein] reductase, with amino-acid sequence MTAVDLGGKVALITGGTRGIGRSIAEELHAAGARVALTGRDLARAEAAAAVLGEGAAGFACEVTDAAQVDAVVAAAERALGPLDIVVNNAGITRDQLLLRMSEDEWDSVLDTNLKGAFLVTKAATRGMLKRRAGRVVNVSSIVGLMGNKGQANYAASKAGLVGFTRSVAREYASRNILVNCVAPGFIETDMTDALPVEAKESLLQDIPLGRLGRPEDIAGAVLFLVSDLARYITGQVLIVDGGMAM
- the fabD gene encoding ACP S-malonyltransferase, translated to MVTVLMCPGQGAQRVGMGKDLAERFPAARDAFAAVDEALGARLSRLMWEGPEEELTRTDNAQPAILAHSCAVLAVLGDRLGDVRAAAGHSLGEYSAHVAAGTLTLPDAARLVRRRGELMYAAGVERPGAMAAVLGLATAEVEAACREASSGGRVAVAANLNTPEQTVISGDPEAVTRAGERCRARGAKRVTPLKVSGAFHSPLMQPALDGLGAALAEVLFRDPCAPVIANATAEPVHTGAAASARLQEQLTAPVRWVECMQAAHRLAPGASFVEVGPGNVLAGLLKRIVPEARAVSLGTAAEVERFLAGPAGTAASAAGGRGGREPAGA
- a CDS encoding beta-ketoacyl-ACP synthase III, producing MMARPIAEIAGLGVAVPARTVTNHDLSRTLDTTDQWIVERTGIRERRIAAPEETLASLCRTATTGATNEAGITAADLDTIILATVSPDRRMPGTACDLQALIGAESAAAFDIHAACPGFIYALAVGEGLIATGQGRNVLTLGAERLSTVVDWQDRSTAVLFGDGAGAVVLQPARGDRGILSTFLRTDGRLANLLYIPGGAGCEPISEQVIRDRSQFMKMAGREVFKAAVHAMAEATDEALRRACVTADEIDLFVPHQANIRIIEATARHAGVPMDKVMVNLDRYGNTSAASIPLALDQALKEGRVSRGSLLLFVAFGAGFTWGSAVVRW
- the plsX gene encoding phosphate acyltransferase PlsX; translated protein: MIRVAVDAMGGDHAPAAEVAGVLAALAEYGSAGSPAFTAQLVGRRDVIEAELARHPGADRSHIELHDAPDVIGMGEKPLAAVRKKPLSSIVVGLKLQAAGRSDAFLSAGNTGAVLAASTLILGLHEGVERATAASAFPTESRPVIVLDAGANVDCSARELVNFARLGTVYVRDIFDRPNPTVGLLNVGEEEEKGNATAREAHQLLKRTPGLNYIGNIEGRDILPGHPVHGPVDVIVCDGFVGNIVLKFYESAAKLLVGIMRREAPEVLTREDFGRVLTFLDYTEYGGAPLLGVKGIAVMCHGASNANAIKNAIRVTVHSVERRLDEHIGAQFARQDAAAARA
- the rpmF gene encoding 50S ribosomal protein L32, whose protein sequence is MAVPKRRTSKSRKRLRRGHHTAATVRTQACPRCSSPKLPHRVCDTCGYYGGVKRVEVEDA
- a CDS encoding DUF177 domain-containing protein; translated protein: MLRVDLRDLRRGPVETVGRLEPDDPAFEGLDLGLTGPAAVEGRIQATGPGEYFWRGRVEGDVRASCRRCLVDVPQHIDTELNALFSDDPDAADDPSVYPLPPDATAIDLATVVREELALAVSPYPLCREDCAGLCPRCGADRNAGACQCAPAEPA
- the ndk gene encoding nucleoside-diphosphate kinase, which codes for MPDTPTLTLAIIKPDAVQRGKAGLILAHLEREGFVLRAARLVRLTPAEAGAFYAIHRGRPFYNDLVSFMTSGPCLPMALERADAVSHLRTVIGATDPAEAAEGTVRKVYAESKGRNVIHASDSPDNAAREVAFFFTEATLARLAG
- a CDS encoding CBS domain-containing protein, translated to MNAFRRLTDLLSPRRVVVPLAAATWAEGIDALLSACVADGCVRDAARLAEVVREAWPADTMHLGPNAFLAHFRTDAVDEVVVALGVAPAPLMPARSAGASPRSRFAAASSEAAGARIMLLVVAPAAQAAEYLQTVAAFARALSRPEIVTGLHAASGPDAVLALPALRDVRLEGQLLVGDILPPESLAVAPDTPLDEAARLLLAHGVDAVPVVSSAREVLGLLSTRDLLRVLGPAYVQRMQTGETAGQRPGAAPARAVRDAMARTVLCVSEDQTVAEAATLLANKDVSGVPVVRDGALRGFLTRSDIVRRLLG